Proteins from one Falco biarmicus isolate bFalBia1 chromosome 21, bFalBia1.pri, whole genome shotgun sequence genomic window:
- the LOC130141807 gene encoding endoplasmic reticulum-Golgi intermediate compartment protein 3-like isoform X2, translating to MEVTGEQQQDVEHKPFKQRLDKAASPVTPEAATHELGKEEEKVFDPNALDADRCESCYGAESEDIRWCNTCDDVREAYRRRGWAFENLDSVKLCKREGFSQKMQEWKNEGCQVYGSLEQVAGNFHFALGKSFQQSHVHALLPTGCQILMDYF from the exons ATGGAAGtaacaggagagcagcagcaggacgtAGAGCACAAGCCATTTAAACAACGCTTGGATAAAGCTGCCAGTCCTGTGACTCCAGAAGCCGCGACACACG aactggggaaagaagaagaaaaggtgttCGATCCAAATGCTTTGGATGCCGATCGCTGTGAAAGCTGTTACGGGGCAGAGTCAGAGGACATTCG GTGGTGTAATACTTGTGATGATGTCAGAGAAGCATACAGGCGACGAGGCTGGGCCTTTGAGAACCTGGATAGCGTAAAGCTGTGCAAGAGGGAGGGATTTAGCCAGAAAATGCAAGAGTGGAAGAACGAGGGCTGCCAAGTGTATGGTTCCCTAGAG CAGGTAGCTGGAAATTTCCACTTTGCACTGGGAAAAAGTTTCCAACAGTCTCATGTACATg CTCTTCTGCCAACTGGTTGCCAAATATTGATGGACTATTTTTGA
- the LOC130141807 gene encoding endoplasmic reticulum-Golgi intermediate compartment protein 3-like isoform X5, producing MEVTGEQQQDVEHKPFKQRLDKAASPVTPEAATHELGKEEEKVFDPNALDADRCESCYGAESEDIRWCNTCDDVREAYRRRGWAFENLDSVKLCKREGFSQKMQEWKNEGCQVYGSLEVAGNFHFALGKSFQQSHVHGFLD from the exons ATGGAAGtaacaggagagcagcagcaggacgtAGAGCACAAGCCATTTAAACAACGCTTGGATAAAGCTGCCAGTCCTGTGACTCCAGAAGCCGCGACACACG aactggggaaagaagaagaaaaggtgttCGATCCAAATGCTTTGGATGCCGATCGCTGTGAAAGCTGTTACGGGGCAGAGTCAGAGGACATTCG GTGGTGTAATACTTGTGATGATGTCAGAGAAGCATACAGGCGACGAGGCTGGGCCTTTGAGAACCTGGATAGCGTAAAGCTGTGCAAGAGGGAGGGATTTAGCCAGAAAATGCAAGAGTGGAAGAACGAGGGCTGCCAAGTGTATGGTTCCCTAGAG GTAGCTGGAAATTTCCACTTTGCACTGGGAAAAAGTTTCCAACAGTCTCATGTACATg gctTCTTGGATTAA
- the LOC130141807 gene encoding endoplasmic reticulum-Golgi intermediate compartment protein 3-like isoform X1 → MEVTGEQQQDVEHKPFKQRLDKAASPVTPEAATHELGKEEEKVFDPNALDADRCESCYGAESEDIRWCNTCDDVREAYRRRGWAFENLDSVKLCKREGFSQKMQEWKNEGCQVYGSLEASWIKRTVVLTACKHPGHPFFTLPSCLEKDPTAVLYVPSL, encoded by the exons ATGGAAGtaacaggagagcagcagcaggacgtAGAGCACAAGCCATTTAAACAACGCTTGGATAAAGCTGCCAGTCCTGTGACTCCAGAAGCCGCGACACACG aactggggaaagaagaagaaaaggtgttCGATCCAAATGCTTTGGATGCCGATCGCTGTGAAAGCTGTTACGGGGCAGAGTCAGAGGACATTCG GTGGTGTAATACTTGTGATGATGTCAGAGAAGCATACAGGCGACGAGGCTGGGCCTTTGAGAACCTGGATAGCGTAAAGCTGTGCAAGAGGGAGGGATTTAGCCAGAAAATGCAAGAGTGGAAGAACGAGGGCTGCCAAGTGTATGGTTCCCTAGAG gctTCTTGGATTAAAAGAACAGTTGTGCTTACAGCCTGCAAACATCCTGGCCATCCTTTTTTCACATTGCCCAGTTGTTTGGAGAAAGACCCCACAGCTGTTCTCTATGTTCCCAGTCTTTGA
- the LOC130141807 gene encoding endoplasmic reticulum-Golgi intermediate compartment protein 3-like isoform X4, with translation MEVTGEQQQDVEHKPFKQRLDKAASPVTPEAATHELGKEEEKVFDPNALDADRCESCYGAESEDIRWCNTCDDVREAYRRRGWAFENLDSVKLCKREGFSQKMQEWKNEGCQVYGSLEQVAGNFHFALGKSFQQSHVHGFLD, from the exons ATGGAAGtaacaggagagcagcagcaggacgtAGAGCACAAGCCATTTAAACAACGCTTGGATAAAGCTGCCAGTCCTGTGACTCCAGAAGCCGCGACACACG aactggggaaagaagaagaaaaggtgttCGATCCAAATGCTTTGGATGCCGATCGCTGTGAAAGCTGTTACGGGGCAGAGTCAGAGGACATTCG GTGGTGTAATACTTGTGATGATGTCAGAGAAGCATACAGGCGACGAGGCTGGGCCTTTGAGAACCTGGATAGCGTAAAGCTGTGCAAGAGGGAGGGATTTAGCCAGAAAATGCAAGAGTGGAAGAACGAGGGCTGCCAAGTGTATGGTTCCCTAGAG CAGGTAGCTGGAAATTTCCACTTTGCACTGGGAAAAAGTTTCCAACAGTCTCATGTACATg gctTCTTGGATTAA
- the LOC130141807 gene encoding endoplasmic reticulum-Golgi intermediate compartment protein 3-like isoform X3 — protein MEVTGEQQQDVEHKPFKQRLDKAASPVTPEAATHELGKEEEKVFDPNALDADRCESCYGAESEDIRWCNTCDDVREAYRRRGWAFENLDSVKLCKREGFSQKMQEWKNEGCQVYGSLEVAGNFHFALGKSFQQSHVHALLPTGCQILMDYF, from the exons ATGGAAGtaacaggagagcagcagcaggacgtAGAGCACAAGCCATTTAAACAACGCTTGGATAAAGCTGCCAGTCCTGTGACTCCAGAAGCCGCGACACACG aactggggaaagaagaagaaaaggtgttCGATCCAAATGCTTTGGATGCCGATCGCTGTGAAAGCTGTTACGGGGCAGAGTCAGAGGACATTCG GTGGTGTAATACTTGTGATGATGTCAGAGAAGCATACAGGCGACGAGGCTGGGCCTTTGAGAACCTGGATAGCGTAAAGCTGTGCAAGAGGGAGGGATTTAGCCAGAAAATGCAAGAGTGGAAGAACGAGGGCTGCCAAGTGTATGGTTCCCTAGAG GTAGCTGGAAATTTCCACTTTGCACTGGGAAAAAGTTTCCAACAGTCTCATGTACATg CTCTTCTGCCAACTGGTTGCCAAATATTGATGGACTATTTTTGA
- the LSM2 gene encoding LOW QUALITY PROTEIN: U6 snRNA-associated Sm-like protein LSm2 (The sequence of the model RefSeq protein was modified relative to this genomic sequence to represent the inferred CDS: deleted 3 bases in 3 codons), whose product MVRLFYSFFKSLVGKDVVVELKNDLSICGTLHSVDQYLNIKLTDISVTDPEKYPHMLSVKNCFIRGSVVRYVQLPADEVDTQLLQDAARKEALQQKQ is encoded by the exons ATGGTGAga CTGTTCTACTCCTTCTTT AAATCCCTGGTGGGGAAGGACGTGGTGGTGGAGCTGAAGAACGACCTCAG CATCTGCGGGACTCTGCACTCGGTGGATCAG TACCTGAATATCAAACTGACAGACATCAGCGTCACTGACCCTGAGAAGTACCCCCACATG CTGTCGGTGAAG AACTGCTTCATCCGGGGTTCGGTGGTGCGCTAcgtc cagctgccagctgacGAGGTGGACACGCAGCTGCTACAGGATGCAGCACGCAAGGAGgccctgcagcagaagcagtga